A stretch of Chanodichthys erythropterus isolate Z2021 chromosome 20, ASM2448905v1, whole genome shotgun sequence DNA encodes these proteins:
- the LOC137009712 gene encoding octapeptide-repeat protein T2-like yields the protein MDFYTRGGANDSSVVVPSADGEVLLRRRFAFWTEEASQLLQGTLEPVYRVSKSTTKLLPSRTAVVKEDTDMVQQPKSVRDLYTALYWVQNHSDVFRGEVTEPAFLRMNHDDQQNALRKVQEAIPVEKGRKEVREEGREEGRKEGRKEREGRKEGREEGRKEREGRRGKGEREGREGRERGKGEREGRGEREGRGERERGGERGEGREKGEGGRGEREGREGREGEGGKGRRGREGKEREGGERGKGREGKEKGGRDGDGKGGREGDGKGGKEMGREGGKETGREGRKGGEGRKETGREGERERETDESEVRREKGVGLLL from the exons ATGGATTTTTACACAA gaGGAGGTGCCAATGATTCGTCAGTGGTGGTGCCTTCAGCTGATGGAGAGGTTTTGCTTAGAAGG AGATTTGCATTCTGGACAGAAGAGGCATCCCAGCTCCTTCAGGGAACCCTTGAACCTGTCTATAGGGTGTCTAAATCCACCACCAAACTGTTGCCCAGCAGAACAGCTGTGGTTAAAGAGGACACTGATAtg GTGCAACAACCAAAAAGTGTCAGAGACCTATATACAGCATTGTACTGGGTGCAAAATCACAGTGACGTGTTTCGTGGGGAGGTGACAGAGCCTGCTTTTCTGAGGATGAACCATGATGACCAACAAAATGCCCTCAGGAAGGTCCAAGAGG CAATTCCAGTagagaaaggaaggaaggaggtGAGGGAGGAAGGAAgggaggaaggaaggaaggaaggaaggaaggagagagagggaaggaaggaagggagggaggaaggaaggaaggagagGGAAGGAAGGAGAGGGAAGGGAGAGAGGGAAGGGAGAGAGGGAAGGGAGAGAGGGAAGGGAGAGAGGGAAGGGAGAGGGGAGAGGGAAGGGAGAGGGGAGAGGGAAAGGGGAGGGGAGAGAGGAGAGGGAAGGGAGAAaggagagggagggaggggagaGAGGGAAGGGAGGGAGGGAAGGGAAGGAGAGGGAGGGAAGGGAAGGAGAGGGAGGGAAGGGAaggagagggagggaggggagagagggaagggaagggaagggaaggagAAGGGAGGGAGGGATGGAGATGGGAAGGGAGGGAGGGAAGGAGATGGGAAGGGAGGGAAGGAGATGGGAAGGGAGGGAGGGAAGGAGACGGGAAGGGAGGGAAGGAAGGGAGGAGAGGGAAGGAAGGAGACGGGGAgggagggagaaagagagagagagacggacgAGAGTGAAGTGAGGCGAGAGAAGGGAGTGGGTTTACTTTTGTGA
- the ptpdc1b gene encoding protein tyrosine phosphatase domain-containing protein 1, translated as MDFVTGSRVPRAKYTMVGEALRYVIPCHMQCSMGCGGQACKYEDPSHWTEDKQAIRGIYSSWITDDLLAMARPSTEIIKKFDIIDQFLRCGLKTVINLQCPGEHASCGNPLDPESGFTYRPETFMQAGIYFYNFRWNDYGVASLTSVLDMVKVMSFAIQEGKIAVHCHAGLGRTGVLLACFLLFTTQMRADQAILLVRDKRPNSIQTRGQLQCVRQFAQFLVPLRNLFANAEPRAPPVTLSQYLIRQKNILHGHEARQLRYMPKLVTLICRLLLDIAENRQVIEEDIVEVPDITPLAEKTFNENSIYQLNREIMGNGMTIIRPRLPGLPRANRDNSQPLYYVRKSLSYSESDLRRLAASLNLSDNPLGVLASIHLSTSSNQLGVSQNYVPPSLGACKENPIYSSTSNIWELKTLMDQTEGSPLLKNRRQSVLQRSQSLGISDEKNTTSIARILSFWKKDCKQSSDCDETKKVNGKDHSEVPFITVQSELSLESRRLLVAQSLAVDLENDGEKEQIQKVAAWQTDLNHQGAWERLCLEKDPFILSGILWSWLEQLKVPIISAHDVHTLEETIEDPKTVLNSLDRASRETVMCILDCFAHLFTIPEEVESAFLERATKAFTKMRNTDDGKSVHEIMKKVLKLVLHHLRSAAMNEFEV; from the exons ATGGACTTTG TGACGGGTTCCAGGGTTCCCAGAGCAAAATACACAATGGTTGGAGAGGCGCTGCGTTATGTAATTCCCTGCCATATGCAGTGCTCCATGGGATGTGGAGGGCAGGCCTGCAAGTACGAGGACCCCTCACACTGGACCGAGGACAAGCAGGCCATCAGAGGAATCTACTCGTCTTG GATCACTGATGATCTGCTCGCCATGGCCCGTCCTTCCactgaaattattaaaaaatttgACATCATAGATCAGTTTTTGAG ATGTGGTTTGAAGACCGTCATTAACCTCCAATGCCCTGGCGAGCATGCCAGCTGCGGTAACCCGCTAGATCCCGAGAGTGGCTTTACTTACCGACCGGAGACATTCATGCAAGCTGGCA TATATTTCTACAACTTTAGATGGAATGACTATGGTGTGGCGTCTCTCACATCAGTCTTGGATATGGTGAAAGTCATGTCTTTTGCCATTCAAGAAGGCAAAATCGCTGTTCACTGTCATGCGGGGCTTGGCAGAACAG GTGTGTTGCTGGCCTGTTTCTTGTTGTTCACTACACAGATGAGAGCAGATCAAGCCATTCTGTTAGTTCGAGACAAACGACCAAATTCGATCCAGACTAGAGGACAGCTCCAGTGTGTCAGACAGTTTGCTCAGTTCCTAGTTCCCCTAAGGAACTTGTTTGCTAACGCTGAGCCAAGAGCGCCACCTGTCACTCTTTCACAATATTTGATCCGGCAGAAAAATATACTGCACGGACACGAGGCACGGCAGCTGAGATACATGCCAAAGCTCGTCACCCTCATCTGCAGGCTTCTACTGGACATCGCAGAGAATCGTCAGGTTATTGAGGAGGACATTGTTGAAGTTCCAGACATCACACCTTTGGCAGAGAAAACGTTTAATGAAAACTCAATATATCAGTTAAACAGAGAGATCATGGGAAATGGGATGACTATCATCAGGCCACGTCTTCCAGGTCTACCCAGAGCCAATCGAGACAACTCACAACCTCTTTACTATGTCCGTAAGAGCCTTAGCTACAGCGAGTCTGACCTCCGGAGGTTAGCAGCGTCTTTAAACCTCTCAGATAACCCTCTCGGTGTTTTAGCCAGCATCCACTTATCCACCAGCAGCAATCAGCTGGGAGTTTCCCAGAACTATGTCCCTCCTTCTCTGGGGGCTTGTAAGGAGAATCCCATCTACAGCTCAACCAGCAATATATGGGAGCTGAAAACACTTATGGACCAGACAGAAGGATCTCCACTGCTCAAAAACAGGAGACAGTCTGTCCTGCAGCGAAGCCAATCTCTAGGCATTTCGGATGAGAAAAACACCACAAGCATTGCCAGGATACTGTCTTTCTGGAAGAAAGACTGTAAGCAAAGTTCTGACTGTGACGAGACTAAAAAAGTTAATGGAAAAGACCATTCGGAGGTGCCCTTCATCACTGTCCAGTCCGAGTTGTCTCTGGAGTCACGGCGACTCCTGGTAGCTCAGTCCCTCGCGGTAGACCTTGAGAACGATGGAGAAAAGGAACAAATTCAGAAAGTGGCTGCTTGGCAG ACCGATCTTAATCACCAAGGTGCTTGGGAGCGACTTTGTTTGGAAAAAGACCCATTTATTCTGTCTGGAATCTTGTGGTCCTGGCTGGAGCAGCTCAAAGTACCAATAATCTCAGCCCATGATGTTCACACGCTAGAAGAGACCATTGAGGACCCCAAGACTGTCCTCAACAGCCTAGATAGG GCTTCAAGAGAAACAGTTATGTGTATTCTGGACTGTTTTGCTCATTTATTCACAATACCTGAGGAAGTCGAGAGCGCTTTTCTGGAGCGAGCAACAAAAGCTTTCACAAAG ATGAGAAACACAGATGATGGGAAGAGtgtccacgaaatcatgaaAAAGGTCTTGAAGCTTGTTCTGCATCATTTGAGGTCAGCTGCCAtgaacgagtttgaggtgtaa
- the fbxw12 gene encoding F-box/WD repeat-containing protein 12 isoform X1, translating to MEIWQSLPLDCLISIFSLLQDEDLIKASTVCKEWYYAAETPWLWRRMYLQRWSFCNVSQLLSDTETHSWKAYYLRRSHLEMKMETGRSCADYTCKSLRGHKGKIVGFAYLAGNDGCSDVWNCTPVICSASTDGTVKAWDIHKGVNLWSSPAQSPMQDITVDPVQSVVVTSDSTGTIKTWKGATGEEVASFMSGFSETTLLSFNNKDSSFLLVGTILGSLLVLSCPVLCEVSRHMVCDSFRLNLLLSSPDRKWILAASKEKFDSSPKVFYSESVCCPAEDEGSLCHSLPITGCCAAVFVPSQPARLAVIQSDGLFSRKTISVFDLTLKESKYKKEPQAQQVASFRVELSHRSDVVLEARGSSTLLVVDGKHLKVYTFKGELVASFEDHLQPITSLCVDSFRVVTASRDLSLRVLTWRNDPEHGLTLASQYHLLGGSLTRSRGFTRVACDYSSIVASVDSLDGKDVLKAYTFDF from the exons ATGGAGATTTGGCAAAGTTTACCGCTGGACTGTCTGATCAGTATTTTCTCTCTTCTTCAAGATGAAGATTTAATCAAAGCATCCACAGTTTGTAAG GAATGGTACTATGCTGCAGAGACACCATGGTTGTGGAG GAGAATGTATCTGCAGAGATGGAGTTTCTGCAATGTTTCCCAGCTTCTCTCAGACACGGAGACACACTCATGGAAAGCTTATTACCTGCGTCGTTCTCACCTAGAGATGAAAATGGAAACCGGCAGGTCATGTGCAGACTACACGTGCAAAAGCCTACGAGGCCATAAAGGCAA GATTGTTGGTTTTGCATACCTGGCTGGAAACGATGGCTGCTCAGATGTTTGGAATTGCACTCCGGTTATTTGCAGTGCATCGACAGATGGCACAGTCAAAGCGTGGGACATTCACAAG GGTGTTAATCTATGGTCAAGTCCTGCCCAAAGCCCCATGCAGGACATCACAGTTGATCCAGTGCAGTCTGTCGTTGTCACGTCTGACAGCACAGGAACAATCAAAACCTGGAAGGGTGCAACTGGAGAGGAGGTGGCCTCCTTTATGTCTGGATTCTCTGAGACCACACTACTTTCATTCAACAACAAAGACAGCTCTTTTCTCTTG GTGGGAACTATTTTAGGTTCTTTGCTCGTCCTGTCTTGCCCTGTACTGTGTGAAGTCTCAAGGCACATGGTGTGTGACTCCTTCAGGCTAAATCTCCTCCTCTCATCGCCAGATAGAAAATGGATACTTGCTGCCTCCAAAGAAAAATTTGACTCGAGCCCAAAG GTTTTCTACAGTGAGAGTGTGTGCTGCCCTGCTGAAGATGAGGGCAGTCTGTGTCATAGTCTGCCAATCACTGGCTGTTGTGCCGCTGTCTTCGTCCCGTCTCAACCGGCACGGCTCGCAGTGATCCAATCTGACGGCCTCTTCAGCCGCAAAACAATCTCAGTCTTTGACCTGACCTTAAAGGAATCCAAGTACAAAAAGGAACCACAAG CTCAGCAAGTCGCATCTTTTCGGGTAGAACTGAGCCATCGCTCAGACGTCGTTCTTGAGGCAAGAGGGAGCAGCACTCTTCTGGTTGTAGACGGAAAACATCTGAAGGTCTACACATTTAAAGGAGAACTTGTAGCTAGTTTtgaagaccatttacagccaatcacTTCTCTTTGTGTG GACAGTTTTAGGGTGGTGACAGCATCTCGTGACCTGTCTCTCAGAGTCCTGACCTGGAGAAATGATCCAGAACACGGGCTTACCCTTGCGAGCCAGTATCATTTGCTCGGAGGCTCCCTCACAAGGTCCAG AGGATTCACCAGAGTTGCCTGTGATTATTCGAGTATTGTGGCCTCGGTGGATTCATTGGATGGGAAGGATGTTTTAAAGGCTTATACCTTTGATTTCTGA
- the fbxw12 gene encoding F-box/WD repeat-containing protein 12 isoform X2 yields the protein MEIKEWYYAAETPWLWRRMYLQRWSFCNVSQLLSDTETHSWKAYYLRRSHLEMKMETGRSCADYTCKSLRGHKGKIVGFAYLAGNDGCSDVWNCTPVICSASTDGTVKAWDIHKGVNLWSSPAQSPMQDITVDPVQSVVVTSDSTGTIKTWKGATGEEVASFMSGFSETTLLSFNNKDSSFLLVGTILGSLLVLSCPVLCEVSRHMVCDSFRLNLLLSSPDRKWILAASKEKFDSSPKVFYSESVCCPAEDEGSLCHSLPITGCCAAVFVPSQPARLAVIQSDGLFSRKTISVFDLTLKESKYKKEPQAQQVASFRVELSHRSDVVLEARGSSTLLVVDGKHLKVYTFKGELVASFEDHLQPITSLCVDSFRVVTASRDLSLRVLTWRNDPEHGLTLASQYHLLGGSLTRSRGFTRVACDYSSIVASVDSLDGKDVLKAYTFDF from the exons atggagataaag GAATGGTACTATGCTGCAGAGACACCATGGTTGTGGAG GAGAATGTATCTGCAGAGATGGAGTTTCTGCAATGTTTCCCAGCTTCTCTCAGACACGGAGACACACTCATGGAAAGCTTATTACCTGCGTCGTTCTCACCTAGAGATGAAAATGGAAACCGGCAGGTCATGTGCAGACTACACGTGCAAAAGCCTACGAGGCCATAAAGGCAA GATTGTTGGTTTTGCATACCTGGCTGGAAACGATGGCTGCTCAGATGTTTGGAATTGCACTCCGGTTATTTGCAGTGCATCGACAGATGGCACAGTCAAAGCGTGGGACATTCACAAG GGTGTTAATCTATGGTCAAGTCCTGCCCAAAGCCCCATGCAGGACATCACAGTTGATCCAGTGCAGTCTGTCGTTGTCACGTCTGACAGCACAGGAACAATCAAAACCTGGAAGGGTGCAACTGGAGAGGAGGTGGCCTCCTTTATGTCTGGATTCTCTGAGACCACACTACTTTCATTCAACAACAAAGACAGCTCTTTTCTCTTG GTGGGAACTATTTTAGGTTCTTTGCTCGTCCTGTCTTGCCCTGTACTGTGTGAAGTCTCAAGGCACATGGTGTGTGACTCCTTCAGGCTAAATCTCCTCCTCTCATCGCCAGATAGAAAATGGATACTTGCTGCCTCCAAAGAAAAATTTGACTCGAGCCCAAAG GTTTTCTACAGTGAGAGTGTGTGCTGCCCTGCTGAAGATGAGGGCAGTCTGTGTCATAGTCTGCCAATCACTGGCTGTTGTGCCGCTGTCTTCGTCCCGTCTCAACCGGCACGGCTCGCAGTGATCCAATCTGACGGCCTCTTCAGCCGCAAAACAATCTCAGTCTTTGACCTGACCTTAAAGGAATCCAAGTACAAAAAGGAACCACAAG CTCAGCAAGTCGCATCTTTTCGGGTAGAACTGAGCCATCGCTCAGACGTCGTTCTTGAGGCAAGAGGGAGCAGCACTCTTCTGGTTGTAGACGGAAAACATCTGAAGGTCTACACATTTAAAGGAGAACTTGTAGCTAGTTTtgaagaccatttacagccaatcacTTCTCTTTGTGTG GACAGTTTTAGGGTGGTGACAGCATCTCGTGACCTGTCTCTCAGAGTCCTGACCTGGAGAAATGATCCAGAACACGGGCTTACCCTTGCGAGCCAGTATCATTTGCTCGGAGGCTCCCTCACAAGGTCCAG AGGATTCACCAGAGTTGCCTGTGATTATTCGAGTATTGTGGCCTCGGTGGATTCATTGGATGGGAAGGATGTTTTAAAGGCTTATACCTTTGATTTCTGA